TATTGGATTGCCCAGATGGCTCCTAAACGCTGGCGCAACTTATTATTGCTGGGCTTTGTCTTACCCTTGTGGACATCATCGCTGCTGCGTTCCTACGCTTGGATTACTATCCTTCGCCCTACAGGACTAATTAACACCATCCTTACCAGCCTGGGATTGCCTGCCCTAGACCTGCTCAACCGCGACATTTCTGTCTTCATCGGCATGACCTATAACCTGTTGCCCTACATTGTGCTGATTCTCTATGCTTCCCTCGAAAAGCTAGACAAGCGCTTACTAGAGGCTGCTGCTGACCTAGGAGCTACCAAAGTGCAGGCTTTTTTCAAGGTCACTGTGCCCCAAACCTTTACTGGCATTGCCGCTGGGTCATTTTTAGTATTCATCACCAGCTTGGGTGACTTCGTAAACCCACAGTTACTGGGTGGGCCATCGGGCATTACTTCGGCCCGACTAATTTACAATCAATTCTTGGGAGCAACTCAAAATTGGGGATTTGGCTCTGCCATGAGTATGATGCTGATTTTCATGGTAAGTATTGCCATTGCTTTGCTGATTAAGTTCAGTGGCGATGCCCTTGATGCTTAGGTAATTCTCCTGAATTTACAGCGTGGACTGTACAAAGCAATCCTTTTGCCTAGGGATGCTTGCTATGAATTATTTTTATCTTGACAATCTGCTAAATACACCTAGAGTTACTGTTGAGACTTGTTTTTACCAAAATCACGAAGTTTATCTAACATCGCAACCATTAAGTGAGGGCTGTAGGTGAGGTTTGTGTGGGGTCTCATTGCTAAAGGCCCACAGCTATCAACCTATACAATCATCGATTTTGCCCTCACCCCTGTATCTTCCTCCTAGAGAGAGGAGTTGGGGATGAGAGCAGTTCATATCTGCGTTTAGCAAGGCCAGATTTTGCCGGGTCAGTCTATAAAATTCTTCGCTAGGGATATTGCTGTGAAGATGGTTGCCATGAGTCTAATCCCCTAGCTAGCTCAACTCTGGTATTGGGTTCGCTTCAGTTACCACAGTGGGCAGGGGAATAAATTCAGTTTCCCCTGGCACAGGAGCAAAGCGACCCTCTCGCCAGTCGGCTTTGGCTTGTTGGATACGATCGACTCGACTGGAGACAAAATTCCACCATTTGTAGCGAGTACCCAACGGCTCACCACCAATGACAATACAGCGGGCATCGCTATTAGCCGAGATGGTTATAGTTTTGCCCGGTTCTAGCAGGGCAAGTCGATGTGGCGGCAGAGGGTATTGGTCGATGTGCAATTCCTCGGTGACACTGTAGACAGCGCGATCGTGGTAGTCAGCAGGCAGGGTGAACTGAGCTTGGGGTGTCAGGATGACATCTAGGTAGAGAATAGGAGAAAACACCTCAACGGGAGATGCGTGCCCATGGGATTGGCCAGCGATGAGGGTAATAGTAGCTCCATTCTCCTGCCAGATGGGAAGCGAAGTCGCAGGGTAGTGGCGAAACCAAGGGGCATCTTTTTCGTGGTGCTCAGGCAGTGCCACCCAGGTTTGAATGCCGTGGATAGTGCTGTCTGTAGCTCGATCGTGGTCTGGCGATCGCTCTGAGTGCACAATGCCCCGCCCAGCCGTCATCCAGTTGACTGCGCCGGGTTGAATCTCTTGTACAGTGCCCAAACTGTCGCGATGCAGCAATGTTCCGGCAAACAGGTAGGTTACTGTTGCTAGGTTGATGTGGGGATGAGGACGTACATCAATGCCCTTACCGGCTGGCAGTGAAGCTGGCCCTAAGTGATCAAAAAAGATAAAGGGGCCAACCAGTTGACGATCAGGATAGGGCAAACTGCGGCGGGCAACAAAGCCACCCAAGTCCTTTACTTCTGGGTCAATCAGTTGCTGAATTGTCATATTTGAATCGTCATAGTTGGTCAGATATATCTGGTCAAAATTTGGTCAAAATTCAAAGTTTGGTGCTGCGGCACAGCGGAACTTCTCAATAACTTGAGAATCTTCACATATATCAGGCCAAGTGATAGTATCTGAAGGATTTAGAAAAGCTTAAGGTTTAAGAATTATCTGGAAACGTTCGGATCCTTACATATTTCCTTACATGTTTAGAGGAGGACGCTGGAGTGAGCGAGGGCACGTTACAGAATCAGGCTGCGGTTAAGCCGATTCGGGTCGGGGTGATTGGTGTGGGCAACATGGGTCAGCATCATACCAGGGTGTTGAGCATGTTGAAAGATGTGGAGTTGGTGGGCATATCAGATATCAACGTCGATCGCGGCCTAGATACAGCCGGTAAGTATCGGGTGCGATTTTTTGAAAGCTATCATGATCTGCTGAAGCACGTTGATGCGGTGTGCATTGCGGTGCCCACACGACTGCACCATGCCGTGGGCATGACCTGTCTGCGAGAAGGTGTCCATGTGTTGATTGAGAAGCCGATCGCCGCTAGCATCGCCGAAGCTGAGTCCTTAGTTAATGCAGCGGCTGAGCACCAGTGCATTCTGCAAGTTGGGCATATTGAACGTTTCAATCCAGCCTTCCAAGAATTTAGTAAGGTCTTAAAAACAGAAGAACTGTTGGCGGTAGAGGCTCATCGCATGAGTCCCTCTTCCGATCGGGC
This genomic stretch from Cyanobacteriota bacterium harbors:
- a CDS encoding Gfo/Idh/MocA family oxidoreductase — translated: MGQHHTRVLSMLKDVELVGISDINVDRGLDTAGKYRVRFFESYHDLLKHVDAVCIAVPTRLHHAVGMTCLREGVHVLIEKPIAASIAEAESLVNAAAEHQCILQVGHIERFNPAFQEFSKVLKTEELLAVEAHRMSPSSDRA
- a CDS encoding ABC transporter permease, producing the protein MTTHVSPPDTSTPETTNQAAPQWLEPLILLGPAGIWLLLLLVIPTLIIFELSLVPGIRPGQVVNPSGIQNYLQIFEPLYFRVLLRSLYYAIGTTIACLLLGFPVAYWIAQMAPKRWRNLLLLGFVLPLWTSSLLRSYAWITILRPTGLINTILTSLGLPALDLLNRDISVFIGMTYNLLPYIVLILYASLEKLDKRLLEAAADLGATKVQAFFKVTVPQTFTGIAAGSFLVFITSLGDFVNPQLLGGPSGITSARLIYNQFLGATQNWGFGSAMSMMLIFMVSIAIALLIKFSGDALDA
- a CDS encoding pirin family protein — protein: MTIQQLIDPEVKDLGGFVARRSLPYPDRQLVGPFIFFDHLGPASLPAGKGIDVRPHPHINLATVTYLFAGTLLHRDSLGTVQEIQPGAVNWMTAGRGIVHSERSPDHDRATDSTIHGIQTWVALPEHHEKDAPWFRHYPATSLPIWQENGATITLIAGQSHGHASPVEVFSPILYLDVILTPQAQFTLPADYHDRAVYSVTEELHIDQYPLPPHRLALLEPGKTITISANSDARCIVIGGEPLGTRYKWWNFVSSRVDRIQQAKADWREGRFAPVPGETEFIPLPTVVTEANPIPELS